Within the Saccharopolyspora gloriosae genome, the region CTCGATCTCGGCCGGGTAGATGTTCACCCCACCTGAGATGATCATGTCGCTCTTCCGGTCCCGCAGGTACAGATAGCCGTCCTCGTCCAGGTAGCCCACATCGCCGAGGGTGAACAGGTCACCGACCCGGGCGCTGCGGGTCTTCTCCGGATCCTGGTGGTACTCGAACTTGGACGTGCCCATCCGCATGTAGACCGTGCCGAGCTCGCCCGGCGGCAGCTCCGCGCCGTCATCACCGAGCACCTTCACCACCGAACCCGGCCACGCCTGCCCGACCGAGCCCGGTTTGCGCAGCCACTCCTGCGCGGGGATCACGGTTCCGCCGCCTTCGGTCGCCGCGTAGTACTCGACCACCACCGGCCCCCACCAGTCGAGCATCCGCCGCTTCACCTCGATCGGACACGGCGCGGCACCGTGGATCGCCGCGCGCAGCGAGGACACGTCGTAGCGGTCGCGCACCTCGTCCGGCAGCGCGAGCAGGCGGTGGAACTGCGTGGGAACCATGTGCGTGTGAGTCACCCGGTGCCGCTCGATCAGCTCGAGCATCCGCTCCGGATCCCACCGGTCCATCAGCACCGCCGGATGGCCCAGCTGGATGGAAATGCTCACGAAGTTCAGCACCGCCGTGTGATACAGCGGCGACCCGCACAGGTGCACGTGCCCGTCGAACGCCTGGATTCCGAAGATCCCGAAGAATCCCTGGGACTGCGCCGGAACCTCGTCGGGATCGGCGCCGGAGAGCGCGCGGCGCACCCCTTTCGGACGACCCGTCGTGCCGGAGGTGTAGAGCATCGGCGAGCCCGCGGTCCGCACGTCCGGACGCGCGACGGGCTCGCCCGCACCGAGTTCGGCGAGTCGCCGGAAACCGGAGACCTCCCCTGCCGCGAAGCAGCGATCGCCGGGCAGGCCGGCCAGCTTCGCCGCTTCCGTCGCGGCACCGGCGAAGCGTTCGTGCGCGAGGAACGCCTTCGCCCCGCTGTCCTCGACGATGTAGGCGACCTCCGCACCGACCAGGTGCCAGTTCACCGTGACGACGTAGAGCCCGGTCTGCATCGCGGCGAAGTACGCCGCGAGCAGCTCGGCACCGTTGGGCAGCATCAGCACGATGCTGTCGCCGGGCTCCAGGCCCATCGCCTGCAGGCCGCGGCCGATCCGGTCGGCGTCGGCGGCCAGCGCCCCGTACCCGATCTCCTCGCCGTCCGGGGTGACCAGGGCCTTGCGGTCCGGATGTTCCGCTGCGATCTTCCAGAGTCCGATTGCTGTCACGGCGCACTCCTGTTCCCAGGTGCTGACAATGCCCACCAAGCTAGAACGTGTTTCATCCAGACGGCAAGGACTCGTCCTCCGCGCCGAGCACCGCATCGGCCACGGCGCGCAGTTGCGCGACGTCTCGGCAGCCGACGAGCAGGGTGTCCACTCCCGCCGCGCGCCAGGTCCGCACGCCGGCGCGCACCTGCTCGCGGTCGCCGATGATGGAGACGTCGTCTACGAGCTCGTCCGGCACCGCCGCGGCGGCCTCCGCGCGGCGGCCGGCGCGGAACCGCGCGGTGATCTCCTCGACCGCCTCGGGATACCCCATCCGCCGGAACAGGTCGGCGTGGAAGTTCATCTTGGTCGCCCCCATGCCGCCGATGTAGAGCGCCAGCGAGGGCTTGACCTTGGCTTTCTCCGCTGCCGGGTCGTCGGTGACCACGACCGGACAGGTGGCGGCCACCTCGAATCCCGCTCGGTCCCGCCGGGCGCCGGACCGGGCGAAACCGTCGGCCAGCCATTCCTCGTAGAGCGGCGCGACGCGCGGCGAGAAGTACACCGCGATCCAGCCGTCCGCGATCTCCGCGGTCTGCGCGACGTTGCGCGGCCCCTCCGCGCCGAGCCAGATGGGCAGGTCGGCGCGCAGCGGGTGGGTGATCGACCGCAGCGACTTGCCCAGCCCGAGCGATCCCGGGCCGGCCGCGGGCAGCGGATAGTGCGGCCCGTCGTTGCGCACGGGCTGTTCGCGGGCGAGCACTTGACGCACGATGGAGACGTATTCCCTGGTGCGCGCCAAGGGTTTCCCGAACGGAGCGCCGTACCAGCCCTCCACCACCTGCGGCCCGGAGACGCCGAGTCCGAGCACGCACCGCCCGCCGGAGAGGTGATCGAGGGTCAGCGCGTGCATCGCGCAGGCGGCCGGCGAGCGCGCGGACAGCTGCGCCACCGAGGTGCCGAGCCGGACGCGGCTGGTGCTCGCACCCCACCAGGCGA harbors:
- a CDS encoding LLM class F420-dependent oxidoreductase, with amino-acid sequence MRIGLQLGYWGATPPEGAGELVVEAEKAGFDGVFAAESWGSDAFTPLAWWGASTSRVRLGTSVAQLSARSPAACAMHALTLDHLSGGRCVLGLGVSGPQVVEGWYGAPFGKPLARTREYVSIVRQVLAREQPVRNDGPHYPLPAAGPGSLGLGKSLRSITHPLRADLPIWLGAEGPRNVAQTAEIADGWIAVYFSPRVAPLYEEWLADGFARSGARRDRAGFEVAATCPVVVTDDPAAEKAKVKPSLALYIGGMGATKMNFHADLFRRMGYPEAVEEITARFRAGRRAEAAAAVPDELVDDVSIIGDREQVRAGVRTWRAAGVDTLLVGCRDVAQLRAVADAVLGAEDESLPSG
- a CDS encoding acyl-CoA synthetase is translated as MTAIGLWKIAAEHPDRKALVTPDGEEIGYGALAADADRIGRGLQAMGLEPGDSIVLMLPNGAELLAAYFAAMQTGLYVVTVNWHLVGAEVAYIVEDSGAKAFLAHERFAGAATEAAKLAGLPGDRCFAAGEVSGFRRLAELGAGEPVARPDVRTAGSPMLYTSGTTGRPKGVRRALSGADPDEVPAQSQGFFGIFGIQAFDGHVHLCGSPLYHTAVLNFVSISIQLGHPAVLMDRWDPERMLELIERHRVTHTHMVPTQFHRLLALPDEVRDRYDVSSLRAAIHGAAPCPIEVKRRMLDWWGPVVVEYYAATEGGGTVIPAQEWLRKPGSVGQAWPGSVVKVLGDDGAELPPGELGTVYMRMGTSKFEYHQDPEKTRSARVGDLFTLGDVGYLDEDGYLYLRDRKSDMIISGGVNIYPAEIENVLSIHPKVADIAVFGVPHQDWGEQVQAVVQPAAGCAGGAELAAELLEFATEKLAKFKLPRNIDFTEQLPRDPNGKLYKRKLKDQYS